One Plasmodium malariae genome assembly, chromosome: 3 genomic window, GggaaaaataacatattttcttCAAGTTGATTTGAAGTTATTTGCGGTTCGAATTGATATGAATTGATATGAATTGATTTGAATTGATATGAATTGATATGAATTGATATGAATTGATATGAAGTTATCTGCGGTTCGAATTGATTTGAATTGATTTGAACTTTATATGAAGTTGCCTTCAATTTGACCTGAAGTATGTGTGCATTTCTGAACAGTGCATAAAAGTGCTTATTTTTAcctgaacaaaaaaaaaaaaaaaataataataataataaaataaaaaaataaaaaatagaaattgCAACGTGTAACATAGCTATTTCGTTATTgcttcaaataaaaaaataaacagaaCAGAACAGAATTGAACAAAACATGGGAGTAAAAGTTAGTGAAGTAAAACTTAGTGAAGTAAAACTTAGTGAAGTAAAACGTAGAGAAGTAAAACGTAGAGAAGTAAAACGAAATGGTtacttaaatatgtatatatgtatatatatgtgtttattagtgtatggatatatatttaagtacgTATAAACGCTTATGTCTATAcatgtaagtatatatgtatacgtgtCTATTGTCCAAGTactttgaaaaattttcatttctcATATCCTAAATGAAAATTGCGGTTATTCTTCTTTTGCAAACCCCTTTCTCAGAAGCGcgataagaaaaaaaatatatatatatatatatatatatattagtcgcgtatatacgtatatatgtatgtatttatatatgtacatgtgcgCATGTGTGTACTGGTTCGAGTAATCATTTTTGCACCCCGTATAAAAGTCTGTTCACCATTAAACGGTTTGCACCTTCAGTGGCGGTTTGTTCGTTAAACTTTTCTGTTACTGAATAAGATGAAAATCCtagtatatttaatttactttCACGTgttcataaatacatatatttttcttagaCCTTCTAAGGGCAAAaatataccaaaaaaaaatagcttaAACGAAAAGAATGAAACACATGCTAAAGATGTGAGTGTGCTAAGTCAAGAAGAACTTCCTAAGGAGGAAGTAGCAAGCGATGCAAAAATGTACAAGTGCTTTATtactacaaaaaataatggtaataaaaTGGAAACAGGGGAAGGCGGAAGTGAAGTTAAGGAAATAGTAACTGTGGAAGGGCTACAGCTACAAGCAGGGGAACTAGGAGGAGGAAAGAGGGGCAAGGAAACAGGTGCGCAAGTGGGTACTCAAGAAGGTTTGCAGGGAAGTGTGCATGGAGGGGCGCAAGGAATTAAGGGAGAAGCTATTCAAACAGGAACACAAGGAGCTGGGCAAGGAAGTAAGGGAGAAGCTATTCAAACAGGAACACAAGGAGCTGGGCAAGGAAGTAAGGGAGAAGCTATTCAAACAGGAACACAAGGAGCTGGGCAAGGAAGTAAGGGAGAAGCTATTCAAACAGGAATACAAGGAGCTGGGCAAGGAAGCAAGGTAGAACGTATGCAAAGAGGAATACAAGAAGCTGGGCAAGGAAGCAAGGTAGAACGTGTGCAAAGAGGAATACAAGAAGCTGGGCAAGGAAGCAAGGTAGAACGTATGCAAAGAGGAATACAAGAAGCTGAACAAGGAAAAAAGGTAGAACGTATGCAAAGAGGAATACAAGAAGCTGGACAAGGAAAAAAGGGAGACAAGGAGGAAGACGCGCAAGAAGGTAATGAAGAAGATGCGCAAGGAAATGAGGAAGGAGTTGATGAGGTGGATGAAGGGGAAAATGAAGACGGTGGTGAGGGGATAGATGAAACATACGACGAACAGTTGGAGGCAGAGGAGGGGGATAGAGAAATTGCTGACAAGGAAGAGGTAGATATGGAAGCAGCTTATATAGAACAGCAGGAGTTGAACGAAATGAAAGAAGCGAAATCTAAGGTGGTGGACTCTGAAGATTTAAGTAACGACACAAACGGAAATGGTAGCAACGGGTATTCCACTAGCGTAGGAAGTAATGGTGAAAGTAGCAAAGAAAGTATCAACAGACGCAGTAACAGACAGAGAAAAAGACAAAGGAATAGAAGAAGAAATAGGAAAAGAAATAGGCGCAGAAATAGAAGCAATAGTAAACGTAATAACAATGCGTCAtcctataaaataaaaaagaatatattagaGGGTAAAAAGAGTATCAATGGAACAAGTAATTTAAGAGATATTGAAAATCATAGGTATACAAATGTAGTAAACAATAAAAACGAGTACACTTCGATGGATAGTAACGAAGCAATATATGAagaaagaaaacaaaaaattttactaatCCATttgctaaaaaatataaaagatctCTTGTATagacaaaagaaaaattttaataatttcttgtCATTCCTAAGTGAAAATTATGCAAGCTACGAAAAATTTAACTCCGTcagaaaaaatgttaattttataaatagtGGACGCTACAATAGCGGTGGTAGTTATAGTAGTGATAAGAGAAATGTGGGAAACACACAACAGGTAGGGGAAACAGGAGACGACTACCTGTCGGAATCCTTCCTCAGCTTGAGTGATAAGCAGTAcacgaaaaaaaatggtatgAGCAATGTGTCCGTTAAAAATGTTGGTAATAAGTACAAGAATGAAAGTGAAACGTTAAAAAGTGAAATTTATGACTCGAGGGAGCTAGAGGAAGAGGAAAACGACCAAGTTGATGATAAAAAGGAAGACGATATACAAGACGACGAAAGTAATGATGATGTATATGATAAGAAAAAGGATCCCAAGAAATTTGgacaaataaaagaaatgctTCAAAAAGttttagaaataaaagatttaACAGATAAGCAAAAGGAGTATTTAAaagtaattataaaagtattaGAACTAGAAGatgatttattaaataaggaaaaattacaattagaattagataaaaatatcatcAACTTATTAATGGGTAAATCAAATGAGCTAAGAAATATTGCTGTGCAATTAAGTAAAGAAAAAGGGGAAAACGAAGGTTCACAACGAGTAGATTTAGCTCAGAATATTGtttctaatttattaaatttttctgtTGAATTAAAGAATACAGGTAATattgtttataataatatgcaaGGACAAGGAGAAATGCTACAAAatgtggaaaaaaatatacacaaaGCGGAGGAGCAGTTGAAAAATGTGCGCGTGCACACTGAATATAGGAATAGGGATACCCCGAAGGAAGACCCGAGTGATGACCATCCGAGCGATGATGATAATCCCAGTAATGACAACTCAAGTGATGACAATCCAAATGATAATAACACTGATGGAGTCAAGGCAATCATTGACAATAAAGACTTTATACAGTACTGTAATGAGAATGATGAAATTTGCAAAAAATCATACTCccctttaaaaaatacaaaggGGGGTCAGTACTACGGATCAACTACTTACACTGTTAACACgccatataattataaaaaatttaaactgAACGAATCAAtgaaaaatcattttttcaaCATATTCGTTAAGGAATCAGCCATGTTAAAGAAATTGTACAAGTTGCTATATGAACTTTTTTAAGATGAAAGAGTGGTGGGGGGGGagagacaaaaaaaaaaaaaaaaaaaaaaaaataaatatatatatatatatatatatatatatatatatatgtatatacaagcAGATAACAAATATGCAATAGGCGCATAATTATATACCCCTTCCCCCGCATATATAGTTATGtctatatcattttattatactcaATTATATATCAAAGTAGGTAGATGGAATAACAAGGCGTATGCACACAGGAACATAATGATGATACCAAATGGGGTGAGCTGATAGGGAAgcataataaaacatatgaaTGTGAAAAACTAAGATCCATTTTATTTAGCAAAAAATGAATGTAGGAAAAGGATGCGAGGAAATGGCAGCATCGTTCAGCCAACAAgcgtatatatgcatatacaaccatacacatatacgcaCAAACGTGCATACAAAAGTACATTTAAagatgtgtacatatatatgttgtatatacacatttgtatttttttttatccccttttgaaaaatatagtgCGAAGAAGTGGATAACtaatatatgcacacacCAATTTATGCAAATCGTTTTTTCAAATGAACATTAGTATTTTTAAGATGTCCTTTGCACGTTTATTCCCATTGTGACGTTCCCTTCAAGTGtgcacataaatacataaaaatgtatacatacatatatatatatataatatatatatatatatatatatacatgtacatgtacatgtgtatgtacatgtgtatgtacatgtgtatgcACATacgcaaaaatataaatttatatatgtacccaTGTTAACAATTTTGTGCCTAAGCATACACGCACACGCGTGTACATGTAAacatattatgtataacTCTCAACAATTTGCTCTTTATTTtactgtttttattttactccttttgtgatatatattactCCTTCCAACCTTCTTATGCACTTTTATCTCTGCTTAATATGTTGGACTTATGTTTTAAGTTTTACTCTGCTTTATCAAGTTTCAATTAatctttgttttttctgtcatattttatttaatttttgtcttttcttccatatttttaccttttcttctatatttttattttctattttttctgctttgtttttattttctttggtaaattttaaaaaaatcaaataaaagcACCTTgaactatttttaaaaatattttacttaaacAGCATCCGTATCGATAAGGGAAAAGGGAGGAAAGCAAACTAGTGCATACGCAAACATTCGTGCAATATGAAGTATATATCACCTTTACATCATTGCGACAAATG contains:
- the RALP1 gene encoding rhoptry-associated leucine zipper-like protein 1, putative, whose product is MKILVYLIYFHVFINTYIFLRPSKGKNIPKKNSLNEKNETHAKDVSVLSQEELPKEEVASDAKMYKCFITTKNNGNKMETGEGGSEVKEIVTVEGLQLQAGELGGGKRGKETGAQVGTQEGLQGSVHGGAQGIKGEAIQTGTQGAGQGSKGEAIQTGTQGAGQGSKGEAIQTGTQGAGQGSKGEAIQTGIQGAGQGSKVERMQRGIQEAGQGSKVERVQRGIQEAGQGSKVERMQRGIQEAEQGKKVERMQRGIQEAGQGKKGDKEEDAQEGNEEDAQGNEEGVDEVDEGENEDGGEGIDETYDEQLEAEEGDREIADKEEVDMEAAYIEQQELNEMKEAKSKVVDSEDLSNDTNGNGSNGYSTSVGSNGESSKESINRRSNRQRKRQRNRRRNRKRNRRRNRSNSKRNNNASSYKIKKNILEGKKSINGTSNLRDIENHRYTNVVNNKNEYTSMDSNEAIYEERKQKILLIHLLKNIKDLLYRQKKNFNNFLSFLSENYASYEKFNSVRKNVNFINSGRYNSGGSYSSDKRNVGNTQQVGETGDDYLSESFLSLSDKQYTKKNGMSNVSVKNVGNKYKNESETLKSEIYDSRELEEEENDQVDDKKEDDIQDDESNDDVYDKKKDPKKFGQIKEMLQKVLEIKDLTDKQKEYLKVIIKVLELEDDLLNKEKLQLELDKNIINLLMGKSNELRNIAVQLSKEKGENEGSQRVDLAQNIVSNLLNFSVELKNTGNIVYNNMQGQGEMLQNVEKNIHKAEEQLKNVRVHTEYRNRDTPKEDPSDDHPSDDDNPSNDNSSDDNPNDNNTDGVKAIIDNKDFIQYCNENDEICKKSYSPLKNTKGGQYYGSTTYTVNTPYNYKKFKLNESMKNHFFNIFVKESAMLKKLYKLLYELF